In Quercus lobata isolate SW786 chromosome 12, ValleyOak3.0 Primary Assembly, whole genome shotgun sequence, a genomic segment contains:
- the LOC115970704 gene encoding sulfate transporter 3.1-like, with the protein MGNADYVYPSNVECSHRVAIPPPQPFVKSLKYSLKETFFPDDPLRQFKNQPPSRKVILGLQYFLPFLEWAPRYTLEFLKADLIAGITIASLAIPQGISYAKLANLPPILGLYSSFVPPLVYALMGSSRDLAVGTVAVASLLTGAMLGEEVNALENPKLYLHLAFTATFFAGVFQACLGFLRLGFIVDFLSHATIVGFMAGAATVVCLQQLKGILGLDHFTHGTDLVSVMRSAFSQTHQWRWESGVLGCCFLFFLISTRYFSQRRPKFFWISAMAPLTSVILGSLLVYLTHAEKHGVQVIGELKKGLNPPSFGDLVFVSPYLTVAIKTGIITGVIALAEGIAVGRSFAMFKNYHIDGNKEMIAFGMMNIVGSCTSCYLTTGPFSRSAVNYNAGCKTAVSNIVMAMTVMLTLLFLTPLFHYTPLVVLSAIIISAMLGLIDYAAAIHLWKVDKFDFVVCMSAFIGVVFGSVQMGLVIAIALSLLRVLLFIARPRTVVLKNIPNSMIYRNVEQYPNTNNVPGILILEIDAPIYFANSSYLRERIARWIDEEEDRIKSTGETSLQYVILDMGAVGNIDTSGISMMEEVKKTADRRGLKLVLANPGSEVMKKLNKSKFIDSIGQEWIYLTVGEAVGACNYMLQTYKPNPKKNEAERWNTV; encoded by the exons ATGGGTAACGCTGACTACGTGTACCCTTCAAACGTGGAGTGCTCTCACCGTGTAGCGATTCCACCACCACAACCCTTTGTCAAGTCATTGAAGTACTCTCTCAAGGAGACTTTCTTTCCTGATGACCCATTGAGACAGTTCAAGAACCAACCACCCTCAAGAAAAGTCATACTAGGACTTCAATACTTCTTGCCATTTCTAGAATGGGCGCCTCGTTATACTTTAGAGTTCTTGAAAGCTGACCTTATTGCTGGGATCACCATTGCTAGCTTGGCAATCCCTCAGGGGATTAGTTATGCTAAGCTAGCCAACTTGCCTCCAATTCTTGGCCTAT aTTCAAGCTTTGTTCCACCTTTGGTTTATGCCTTGATGGGTAGCTCTAGGGATTTGGCTGTGGGTACTGTTGCTGTTGCATCCCTTCTCACCGGAGCAATGTTGGGGGAAGAAGTTAATGCTCTTGAAAATCCTAAGCTCTATCTTCACCTTGCTTTCACGGCCACATTCTTTGCTGGAGTTTTCCAAGCTTGTTTGGGATTTTTAAG GCTAGGGTTTATAGTGGATTTTCTATCACATGCAACCATAGTAGGGTTCATGGCAGGAGCAGCCACTGTGGTGTGCCTACAACAGCTAAAAGGGATACTTGGCCTTGATCATTTCACCCATGGGACCGATCTTGTGTCAGTGATGCGTTCTGCCTTTAGCCAAACACATCAG TGGAGGTGGGAAAGCGGTGTCCTGGGATgctgtttccttttctttctcatcAGCACTAGATACTTC AGCCAGAGAAGGCCAAAATTCTTTTGGATATCAGCAATGGCACCATTAACGTCAGTCATATTGGGAAGCCTTCTCGTTTATCTCACCCATGCTGAGAAACATGGTGTTCAAGTG ATAGGAGAGTTGAAGAAGGGGCTGAATCCACCGTCGTTTGGAGACCTAGTATTTGTGTCTCCATATCTAACGGTAGCAATCAAAACTGGCATCATCACTGGCGTCATAGCTCTCGCT GAAGGAATAGCTGTAGGGAGAAGCTTTGCCATGTTCAAGAATTACCATATAGATGGGAACAAGGAGATGATTGCTTTTGGAATGATGAACATTGTTGGTTCTTGCACCTCTTGCTACCTCACCACAG ggcCATTTTCAAGATCAGCAGTAAATTACAATGCAGGATGCAAGACTGCAGTGTCAAACATTGTTATGGCAATGACTGTCATGTTGACATTGTTGTTCCTAACACCCTTGTTCCATTACACTCCTCTTGTGGTGCTGTCAGCCATAATTATCTCAGCTATGCTTGGACTTATAGATTATGCAGCAGCCATCCATCTCTGGAAGGTTGACAAATTCGACTTTGTAGTGTGCATGAGTGCATTCATTGGTGTAGTTTTTGGCAGCGTCCAAATGGGCCTAGTCATAGCG ATTGCTCTATCTTTGCTCAGAGTACTTTTGTTCATTGCTAGACCAAGGACTGTGGTTCTTAAAAACATCCCAAATTCCATGATTTACAGAAATGTTGAACAGTAcccaaatacaaacaatgtaCCCGGAATTCTCATACTCGAAATTGATGCTCCCATCTACTTTGCCAATTCAAGCTACTTAAGAGAGAG GATTGCAAGGTGGATTGATGAAGAGGAAGACAGAATAAAATCTACAGGGGAAACCAGCTTGCAGTATGTTATACTGGATATGGGTG CTGTTGGTAACATTGATACAAGTGGAATAAGCATGATGGAAGAGGTCAAGAAGACTGCTGATAGAAGAGGGCTTAAG CTTGTATTGGCCAACCCTGGAAGTGAGGTGATGAAGAAGCTGAACAAGTCCAAGTTTATTGACAGCATAGGCCAAGAATGGATCTACTTGACAGTTGGAGAGGCAGTTGGAGCATGCAACTATATGCTTCAAACTTACAAACCGAACccaaagaaaaatgaagcagAGAGATGGAATACAGTCTGA